From Mucilaginibacter rubeus, a single genomic window includes:
- a CDS encoding response regulator transcription factor: protein MEVIKVLLVEDEPILAAIVKESLEKRGFAISIAVNGVEGWSKYKAEKPEICVIDVMMPRKDGFSLVKDIRVVDEEIPLIFLTARTQNEDVIKGLEFGADDYLKKPFSMEELILRLKALLRRRVGKTSAVKVTEIAFGAYRLLPQQQQLWHREKLMQLSQREADLLLMLLQHKNELLDRRQALIRLWGEDNVFNARSMDVYITRLRKFLKDDPSFEIVNSRKQGYILRQSLA, encoded by the coding sequence ATGGAAGTCATTAAGGTACTCTTGGTTGAGGATGAACCAATCCTGGCTGCAATCGTGAAAGAATCGCTGGAAAAAAGAGGCTTTGCGATATCCATTGCGGTCAACGGGGTGGAAGGATGGAGTAAGTATAAAGCGGAAAAACCGGAAATCTGTGTGATTGATGTGATGATGCCGCGAAAAGACGGCTTTTCGTTGGTAAAAGATATACGGGTGGTTGATGAGGAAATTCCGCTTATTTTTCTGACTGCCAGAACACAGAACGAGGATGTAATCAAAGGTCTGGAATTTGGCGCAGATGATTACCTGAAAAAACCCTTCAGCATGGAAGAGCTAATTCTCAGGCTGAAAGCTCTTCTGAGGAGGAGGGTTGGTAAAACTTCGGCAGTAAAGGTGACGGAAATAGCTTTTGGCGCATACAGGCTGCTTCCACAACAGCAACAATTGTGGCACAGAGAAAAGCTGATGCAACTCTCGCAGCGGGAAGCAGATTTGCTTTTAATGCTTTTGCAGCATAAAAATGAATTGCTGGATCGTCGCCAGGCACTCATCAGGCTGTGGGGAGAAGACAATGTTTTTAATGCCCGAAGCATGGATGTTTATATTACCCGGCTTCGGAAGTTCTTGAAAGATGATCCTTCCTTCGAGATCGTTAATAGCCGGAAACAGGGTTATATCCTGCGACAGTCGCTGGCATAA
- a CDS encoding helix-turn-helix domain-containing protein yields MMNKKSIPGGIRTLETASADVYISHLTDIEAADPVNLPHRDADYMLLFQEKGYLCLMVDDNQVELNGHSVYFILPGQLRHHVKSQTACWILALNPSLIQENLRLKLNEHYYGKKPVPISPVKAERFEKVMRFLDEELRESLYGFSRLTVRKGLIDIISGMLTEEYAVPTSLAHDEHARFSGITREFKELLLKKFKEMKRPADYAEALRLSTPYLNQAIKASTGFTVSYWIQKMIMNEARVLLSSTAKPIKDIAHELGYRDQAYFSRLFSKTQQLSPQKYRLQHQSNVNKQDA; encoded by the coding sequence ATGATGAATAAGAAAAGCATACCCGGTGGCATTCGTACTTTGGAAACAGCATCGGCCGATGTTTATATCAGCCATCTCACCGACATCGAGGCGGCTGATCCGGTTAATTTACCTCATCGTGATGCAGATTATATGCTTTTGTTTCAGGAAAAAGGATATCTGTGTCTCATGGTCGATGACAATCAGGTAGAACTGAACGGGCATTCTGTATACTTCATATTGCCGGGTCAGCTTCGGCACCACGTGAAATCGCAGACAGCATGCTGGATATTAGCCTTAAATCCTTCTTTGATTCAGGAAAACCTTAGGTTAAAGCTCAATGAACACTACTATGGGAAAAAGCCAGTTCCTATTTCGCCTGTAAAGGCGGAACGGTTTGAAAAAGTCATGCGTTTTTTGGACGAAGAGCTTCGGGAATCGTTGTATGGTTTTAGCCGGCTGACAGTGAGAAAAGGGTTGATCGATATTATTTCCGGAATGCTTACCGAAGAATATGCGGTACCGACTTCCCTCGCACACGATGAACATGCCAGATTTTCTGGTATCACAAGGGAATTCAAGGAGCTGCTTCTTAAAAAATTTAAGGAGATGAAAAGGCCTGCCGATTATGCGGAAGCATTACGATTGTCTACACCCTACCTGAATCAGGCAATCAAGGCATCAACTGGTTTCACGGTCAGCTACTGGATTCAAAAAATGATCATGAATGAGGCCAGGGTATTACTGTCCTCGACTGCGAAACCGATAAAAGATATCGCACATGAATTAGGCTATCGGGACCAGGCCTATTTCTCACGTTTGTTCTCTAAAACCCAACAGCTCTCTCCCCAAAAATATAGGCTGCAGCATCAATCAAACGTGAACAAACAGGATGCATAA
- a CDS encoding sigma 54-interacting transcriptional regulator → MEKEKNEIANGHLFIPELRKAIANVRDRNELWKLLSGALQGLADFKNFHIHSVDHHTNTYFPFFIENRSSPRNLSEFRALSNTRSPLDDVIVCDAVRSDKSFVITLAEVLEVKSAPFWISVNYDYGIREALVTPLRIKKEIVGICYFWSAKNEAFGKRFMEIMDGISTEIAYAVSNTIIREIVNPSGWINELLLSFSHQLSEVRTRADLDLVLKRELKKLFHFDEYLVTAIDVKTKDDCVFATSLTSHPDVLDWVRSSKSGKLIWQHAADSAVPFIINLEDLDFRCAPPCLADIEVENAGEIMLAILPEAGKGRFGLILTSYKKNSFDPADRHFVQCISRHLGTAVVNILVNEELEHKEKHKSLLLSFSHDIAAVRNKQDLTTAIEKAVSQLSTISRFVIRSINEDEKTMSLFLYDSHVRRAIEELGHHFVLDAVYPIEDGISDAVLEGNETIVYVLQDWIDAGKAPSYFHFWRSMDVDKCVATPLKTGTRKLGIFWVDSDEPDVDMIDSMCAQISIAMSNIIANEHLLKYKQRLEIENEHLQEQIRSIYNFSDIIGTSTPMQRVYQLMSLVAHSNATVLILGETGTGKELIARGIHESSPRKNKLMVKVNCAALPVTLIESELFGYERGAFTGAFERRIGKFELAQNGTLFLDEVGELPLEVQVKLLRVLQEREFERLGGKASIKVDVRIIAATNRNLLTEVAEGRFRPDLYYRLNVFPIVVPPLRERREDIPYLAHYFLGRYSKNQLCKVTGISAGAMSELKAYNWPGNVRELEHMIERSVLLSDSKILTQIYLPEVNDQDGAGSATAITNLAGVEKQHIIGVLRRCGGKISGKGGAAELLKLPPSTLNSKMRKLGIGKNSIE, encoded by the coding sequence ATGGAAAAGGAAAAAAATGAAATAGCTAACGGGCATCTTTTCATACCGGAATTGCGGAAGGCAATTGCCAATGTCCGAGACCGAAACGAACTTTGGAAACTATTATCCGGAGCGCTGCAGGGACTGGCAGACTTTAAAAATTTCCATATTCATTCAGTCGATCATCATACGAATACGTACTTCCCTTTCTTTATAGAAAACCGATCCAGCCCACGAAACTTAAGTGAATTTCGTGCACTTTCGAATACAAGGTCGCCATTGGATGATGTAATCGTGTGTGATGCCGTCAGATCCGACAAAAGTTTTGTAATTACACTCGCGGAAGTTTTGGAGGTGAAATCGGCTCCTTTCTGGATCAGTGTTAATTATGACTATGGCATCCGCGAAGCACTTGTCACTCCGCTGAGAATCAAAAAGGAAATCGTCGGTATCTGCTATTTCTGGTCTGCAAAAAACGAAGCCTTCGGCAAGCGTTTCATGGAGATTATGGACGGCATATCCACTGAGATTGCCTATGCGGTGTCCAATACGATCATCCGCGAAATCGTAAATCCCAGCGGGTGGATCAATGAACTACTGCTTTCGTTCAGCCATCAACTTTCAGAAGTGAGGACTCGAGCTGATCTTGACTTGGTTCTTAAACGGGAGCTTAAAAAGCTCTTTCATTTTGATGAATACCTGGTGACCGCGATCGACGTCAAAACAAAAGACGACTGTGTATTTGCGACCAGTCTTACAAGTCATCCTGATGTTCTCGACTGGGTTCGCTCAAGCAAGAGCGGCAAGTTGATCTGGCAGCACGCAGCTGATTCAGCGGTCCCTTTTATCATCAACCTCGAAGATCTGGATTTCAGATGCGCACCGCCATGTCTTGCTGATATTGAGGTTGAGAATGCCGGTGAGATCATGCTGGCCATATTGCCGGAAGCTGGTAAAGGAAGATTCGGACTAATCCTGACATCCTATAAAAAGAACAGTTTCGACCCGGCAGACAGGCATTTTGTTCAATGCATATCCCGGCATTTGGGAACAGCTGTAGTCAACATTCTCGTCAATGAAGAACTCGAGCATAAGGAAAAGCATAAATCGTTGTTATTATCTTTTAGTCATGACATTGCGGCGGTACGTAATAAGCAGGACCTCACTACGGCTATAGAAAAAGCTGTTAGTCAGCTATCTACTATATCCAGGTTTGTGATTCGCAGCATTAACGAAGATGAGAAGACCATGAGCCTTTTTCTATATGACAGCCATGTAAGACGGGCTATCGAGGAGCTGGGACATCATTTTGTACTCGATGCTGTCTATCCGATTGAGGATGGCATTTCGGATGCAGTGCTTGAAGGCAACGAGACTATCGTTTACGTTCTACAGGATTGGATCGATGCTGGTAAAGCGCCATCTTATTTTCATTTCTGGAGAAGCATGGATGTAGACAAATGCGTGGCTACCCCTCTGAAAACCGGGACGCGAAAACTGGGTATCTTTTGGGTTGACTCCGACGAACCGGATGTGGATATGATCGATAGCATGTGCGCACAGATCTCTATAGCGATGTCAAATATCATTGCTAACGAGCATCTGCTCAAATATAAACAGCGGCTGGAGATCGAAAATGAACATTTGCAGGAGCAGATCCGATCCATCTATAACTTCTCCGACATTATCGGAACAAGTACGCCTATGCAGCGTGTATATCAACTAATGTCACTTGTGGCTCATTCAAACGCGACTGTATTGATTCTTGGTGAAACAGGTACCGGAAAGGAATTAATTGCCAGGGGCATACATGAGTCTTCGCCGCGAAAAAACAAGTTGATGGTTAAGGTTAACTGCGCAGCGCTGCCGGTCACTCTTATCGAATCAGAACTTTTTGGATACGAGCGAGGCGCCTTTACAGGAGCATTTGAAAGAAGAATTGGCAAATTCGAGCTGGCTCAGAACGGAACATTATTTTTGGATGAAGTAGGTGAATTGCCGCTGGAAGTGCAGGTAAAGCTGCTGCGGGTGTTGCAGGAACGGGAGTTTGAACGGCTTGGCGGCAAAGCATCAATAAAGGTTGACGTCCGTATCATAGCGGCTACAAACCGGAACCTGCTGACAGAGGTAGCCGAGGGTCGTTTTCGGCCCGACCTGTATTATCGATTAAATGTTTTCCCGATCGTTGTCCCACCGTTACGTGAGCGACGTGAAGACATTCCTTACCTTGCGCATTATTTCCTGGGCCGGTATAGTAAAAATCAGCTTTGCAAGGTTACCGGCATCTCAGCCGGTGCGATGAGCGAACTTAAAGCTTATAACTGGCCGGGGAATGTTCGTGAACTGGAACATATGATTGAGCGCAGCGTACTGCTTTCTGACAGCAAAATTCTAACTCAGATTTATCTGCCGGAGGTAAATGATCAGGACGGCGCCGGATCAGCTACTGCCATAACTAACCTGGCAGGGGTCGAAAAACAACACATCATTGGTGTGCTGCGCAGATGCGGCGGAAAAATATCCGGAAAAGGCGGAGCCGCCGAACTCTTAAAATTGCCGCCGTCGACACTTAATTCCAAAATGAGAAAACTCGGTATCGGCAAAAATTCAATTGAATAG
- a CDS encoding sigma-54-dependent transcriptional regulator — translation MKYKAKILIVEDQYIEANNLEVMLRRADYRVCTIARSVSAAVKVIEQESPDMVLLDIQLKGKLSGIDLAKLLSRKNIAFIFLSGNSKQEFLDAAKTTRPFGFLTKPFREKDILSMLEIALYAHRENLALTTQRLNSASGQAANSSLFPGMIGGSPQMQKLQQQMARIASSDISVLIVGESGTGKELIARNIHLLSAKARQSLISVNCAALPPTLIESELFGHEKGAFTGALDKRIGRFEQADGGTIFLDEIGELPIEVQAKFLRVLQEKEVEVIGGKTKKVNVRVIAATNRNLQEDIVSGKFRADLYYRLNVFPLVSPPLRERKEDLPLLVDHFIERLSKLEGSAVTGMSEQAMQELLNYDWPGNVRELENIVHRSILLATGPVINSIGDLRSYLPKAVGANNFMRTIEEVEREHIVAVLERCNWKVYGPGGAAEVLGIKVPTLNSRLKKLNIEKVRPNRSDKLPKV, via the coding sequence ATGAAATATAAGGCTAAGATCCTGATCGTTGAAGATCAATATATTGAGGCGAACAACCTCGAGGTGATGCTGAGAAGGGCCGACTACCGCGTTTGCACAATAGCGCGCTCGGTTTCTGCCGCGGTCAAGGTCATTGAACAAGAATCGCCCGACATGGTACTGCTGGATATACAACTGAAGGGCAAGTTAAGCGGCATAGATCTCGCAAAATTACTGTCGCGCAAAAACATTGCGTTCATTTTCCTCTCAGGCAACTCAAAACAAGAGTTTCTCGATGCTGCAAAGACCACGCGGCCATTTGGTTTTCTGACCAAGCCATTTCGTGAAAAGGACATTCTGAGCATGCTCGAAATAGCATTGTATGCGCATCGTGAAAACCTCGCGCTGACGACACAGCGGCTGAATTCAGCATCCGGACAAGCTGCAAACTCCAGCCTTTTTCCGGGCATGATCGGTGGGTCGCCGCAGATGCAGAAGCTACAGCAGCAGATGGCACGGATCGCTTCTTCCGATATCTCCGTACTGATCGTCGGCGAAAGCGGCACCGGCAAGGAACTAATTGCACGGAACATTCATCTGTTGTCCGCCAAGGCCAGGCAGTCCCTAATTTCGGTCAATTGCGCAGCGTTGCCGCCGACCCTGATCGAGTCAGAACTTTTCGGTCATGAAAAAGGAGCATTTACCGGTGCTCTTGACAAACGGATCGGTCGTTTTGAACAGGCCGACGGGGGAACGATATTTCTCGATGAGATCGGCGAACTTCCAATTGAGGTACAGGCCAAATTTTTAAGGGTGCTACAGGAGAAGGAGGTCGAAGTGATTGGCGGAAAAACAAAGAAAGTAAATGTACGGGTAATAGCAGCAACAAACCGTAACCTTCAGGAGGACATTGTATCGGGAAAATTCCGTGCAGACCTTTATTATCGCCTCAACGTATTTCCTCTGGTTTCGCCTCCTCTGCGGGAACGAAAGGAGGATCTTCCCTTACTGGTCGATCATTTCATCGAAAGGCTGAGCAAACTTGAAGGCAGCGCCGTGACCGGGATGAGTGAACAGGCCATGCAGGAATTGTTAAACTATGACTGGCCTGGAAACGTGCGCGAATTGGAGAACATCGTTCATCGCAGTATTTTGCTCGCCACAGGGCCGGTTATAAATTCCATTGGTGACCTCCGGAGTTATTTGCCAAAGGCCGTCGGGGCAAACAATTTTATGAGGACCATTGAAGAAGTGGAAAGAGAGCATATTGTCGCTGTGCTGGAACGCTGTAACTGGAAAGTTTATGGCCCGGGCGGTGCCGCGGAAGTGCTCGGAATTAAAGTGCCGACACTCAATTCACGTTTAAAGAAACTAAATATTGAAAAAGTTCGTCCAAATCGTTCCGACAAGTTGCCCAAGGTCTGA
- a CDS encoding alpha/beta hydrolase has product MNTKTKPSIVLCHGIWADASCFNKLIPKLIAEGHEVISVQYGLTNFDHDVAAIKRTISRVSSPVILVGHSYGGATITAAASDDRVIGLVYIAAVAPAPGETVNSQLQKFPSEIFNHVEAADGRVWMLKSGTAHFAGDLPEDEQKVVWATHYAPSVELFDQQCIKEITWDTKPSWYILCTEDHTVNPDLQRWVSKRMGAKVTEIKSSHVPMLSHPDIVVDVINQAIAGV; this is encoded by the coding sequence ATGAACACAAAAACAAAACCTTCAATTGTATTATGCCATGGCATCTGGGCAGACGCTTCATGCTTCAACAAATTAATTCCCAAACTAATTGCCGAAGGGCATGAAGTGATTTCAGTTCAGTATGGACTGACAAATTTTGACCATGATGTAGCAGCAATTAAACGTACGATCAGTAGAGTAAGCAGCCCTGTTATCTTGGTCGGTCACTCGTATGGCGGTGCCACAATCACTGCTGCCGCAAGCGATGACCGTGTTATTGGATTGGTATATATAGCTGCGGTGGCACCTGCACCGGGTGAAACGGTAAACAGCCAGCTTCAGAAATTCCCATCAGAGATATTCAATCACGTTGAAGCTGCTGATGGCCGTGTCTGGATGCTTAAATCAGGTACCGCGCATTTTGCCGGTGACCTTCCGGAAGACGAACAAAAGGTAGTATGGGCCACACACTATGCACCATCTGTAGAGCTATTCGACCAGCAGTGTATAAAAGAAATCACCTGGGATACTAAGCCAAGTTGGTACATCCTGTGCACCGAGGATCATACGGTTAATCCGGACCTGCAACGTTGGGTTTCGAAACGTATGGGCGCGAAAGTGACCGAGATCAAGAGTAGTCATGTGCCGATGCTATCACACCCTGACATAGTTGTAGATGTTATCAATCAGGCCATAGCAGGCGTTTAG
- a CDS encoding alpha/beta hydrolase, whose amino-acid sequence MKTPIKNVVLVHGAFADGSGYEALFHILNDRGYNVFVVQNPLSSLEEDVNQTNIILDRVGGPAVLVGHSWGGAVITEAGNHPNAAALVYVAALQPDNDQSALDCITSLPPSEDSAILPPDEKGIVYNSKEKFHGGFCADLDARKAAFMWASQGAFYAKAFSTPITNAAWKTKPCWGCVATEDKTINPDIQRNMYSRSNTKITEIKGSHVIFMSQPASVAEVIIEAAESYVQ is encoded by the coding sequence ATGAAAACGCCGATTAAAAACGTAGTACTTGTCCATGGCGCCTTCGCTGATGGTTCAGGTTATGAAGCCTTATTCCATATCCTTAATGACAGAGGATACAATGTATTTGTCGTACAAAATCCGCTGAGTTCACTTGAAGAAGACGTCAATCAGACGAATATCATACTGGACAGGGTAGGCGGCCCGGCAGTCCTTGTCGGCCATTCATGGGGCGGAGCAGTGATTACCGAGGCCGGAAATCACCCGAACGCTGCGGCCCTGGTATATGTTGCTGCCTTGCAGCCGGACAATGACCAGTCAGCGCTCGATTGTATTACCTCACTCCCGCCTTCGGAAGACAGCGCTATTCTGCCACCGGACGAAAAAGGCATCGTTTACAACTCAAAAGAAAAATTCCACGGCGGCTTCTGCGCCGATCTTGATGCCAGGAAGGCAGCGTTCATGTGGGCATCGCAGGGGGCATTCTATGCAAAGGCGTTTTCGACCCCGATCACCAATGCGGCCTGGAAGACCAAACCATGCTGGGGCTGCGTAGCGACCGAGGATAAAACGATCAATCCGGACATCCAGCGCAATATGTATAGCAGATCAAATACAAAAATCACGGAGATCAAGGGAAGCCATGTAATCTTCATGTCTCAGCCCGCGTCAGTGGCTGAAGTAATCATCGAGGCGGCCGAAAGCTACGTTCAATGA
- a CDS encoding alpha/beta fold hydrolase, whose translation MTSKSAGAQKPHIKNVVLVHGAFADGSGWRALFDILTKKGYNVTIVQNPLTSLEADVEATKIALDKQNGPAILVGHSWGGSVITEAGNHPKVAALVYVSAVQPDKGESALTQLQSAPAAKESGILPPDANGIVYYEKSKFHGGFCADVPADQATFMYASQGRFYAKAFATPITNPAWRHKPTYACVATEDKTINPSIQRRIYARSKSKVTEIKGSHVIFMSQPELVAKVIEQAAAENK comes from the coding sequence ATGACATCAAAAAGCGCCGGGGCGCAAAAGCCGCACATCAAAAACGTGGTGCTTGTCCATGGCGCGTTCGCAGATGGTTCAGGATGGAGAGCGCTTTTTGATATCCTTACTAAAAAAGGATACAACGTCACTATCGTTCAAAACCCTTTGACTTCGCTTGAAGCGGATGTTGAGGCCACAAAAATCGCACTCGATAAACAGAACGGGCCGGCGATCCTCGTAGGACACTCATGGGGCGGCTCAGTGATTACCGAAGCCGGTAACCATCCTAAAGTGGCTGCCCTGGTTTACGTATCGGCAGTTCAGCCGGACAAAGGTGAATCAGCCTTAACTCAGCTTCAGTCTGCACCTGCCGCCAAAGAAAGCGGCATCCTGCCTCCGGACGCAAACGGAATCGTTTACTACGAGAAATCAAAGTTCCACGGAGGATTCTGCGCAGATGTTCCGGCAGACCAGGCAACCTTTATGTATGCTTCCCAGGGCCGCTTTTATGCCAAAGCATTCGCAACTCCGATCACGAATCCCGCCTGGAGACATAAACCCACCTATGCCTGCGTAGCTACCGAAGACAAAACGATCAACCCGAGCATACAGCGCAGGATTTATGCCCGCTCAAAATCAAAAGTAACCGAGATCAAAGGAAGCCACGTGATTTTCATGTCGCAGCCCGAGCTGGTTGCAAAAGTGATCGAACAGGCAGCAGCCGAAAACAAATAA
- a CDS encoding amidohydrolase family protein, translating to MIKKILTGGALFCAVSSLWGQTKTHLPVIDMHLHAIPVNDFGTPPVTLGAPFKLWGATVPGEDYSDTFNTAMKSGAWNAFSLVSPKTDEELEQATISILRKRNVYGVLSGSIERVRKWKKAEPRHIINGVYWDFGHIRSEKLDADSLGRLFKKGEFRVFAEVAIQYEGIVASDTVFEPYLKMAEAQDIPLGIHVGPGPPGAPFLGTPKYRARFHSPLVLEEALIKHPKLRIYAMHAGWPMLDDMISMLYTYPELYVDIGVIDYILPQKEFYYYLKRLVNAGFGKRIMYGSDQMVWPKAMEISIDNIEKAPFLSRSQKRDILFNNAARFLRLTPEQIKAMYKP from the coding sequence ATGATCAAAAAAATACTTACTGGCGGAGCGCTGTTTTGCGCAGTATCTTCGCTTTGGGGCCAAACAAAAACACATCTGCCTGTCATCGACATGCATCTGCATGCCATCCCCGTTAATGATTTCGGAACACCTCCTGTAACACTTGGAGCCCCTTTTAAACTCTGGGGAGCGACCGTTCCAGGAGAGGACTACAGCGATACCTTCAACACCGCCATGAAATCGGGTGCCTGGAATGCTTTTTCATTGGTGTCGCCAAAGACGGACGAAGAACTTGAACAGGCAACGATCAGCATACTCAGAAAAAGAAACGTTTACGGGGTTTTAAGCGGCTCCATCGAAAGGGTGCGAAAATGGAAAAAAGCAGAACCGCGTCATATCATCAACGGCGTTTACTGGGACTTCGGGCATATCAGGTCTGAAAAACTGGATGCAGATTCTTTAGGCCGTCTTTTTAAAAAGGGGGAGTTCAGGGTATTTGCCGAAGTTGCTATCCAGTACGAAGGTATTGTCGCTTCGGATACCGTTTTTGAACCCTATTTAAAGATGGCGGAAGCGCAGGATATTCCGTTAGGTATACATGTCGGCCCGGGGCCTCCCGGCGCTCCGTTTTTGGGCACACCGAAATACCGTGCCCGTTTTCACAGTCCTTTGGTACTGGAGGAGGCTTTGATCAAACATCCCAAACTTCGTATTTATGCGATGCATGCGGGTTGGCCGATGCTTGATGATATGATTAGTATGTTGTATACATACCCGGAATTATATGTCGACATCGGCGTGATCGATTACATATTACCCCAAAAAGAATTTTATTATTACCTGAAAAGATTGGTTAATGCGGGATTTGGAAAGCGCATTATGTACGGATCAGATCAGATGGTTTGGCCGAAGGCGATGGAGATCAGTATTGATAATATTGAAAAGGCACCTTTTTTATCCAGATCTCAGAAACGGGATATCCTTTTTAACAACGCGGCGCGTTTCCTAAGACTTACACCAGAGCAAATCAAGGCAATGTATAAGCCGTGA
- a CDS encoding sterol desaturase family protein, whose protein sequence is MIDLLANLQPVVLIAMLILMYCIENVLPYLNPPANKRKHYGRNFIISLVSFLLNAVLGAVVVMVVELTAQNHWGLLNQFELPPVFGWIIGILLFDFGSFLTHNLQHKVPVLWRFHRIHHSDNHLNVSSSLRFHPVDVIVSQCVYQCIGVMLIGLPITAFVIYGSIAIPLLILQHSNVRFPAKLERIARLIFATPGWHKIHHASEQKDTDSHYGDVFTFWDRIFGTWGKKQPHEIQYGLAEFNEDKHHRVGHLMASPFKKNTSSRY, encoded by the coding sequence ATGATCGATTTATTAGCAAATTTGCAGCCGGTTGTGCTTATCGCCATGCTCATTCTGATGTATTGCATTGAGAATGTGCTTCCCTATCTGAATCCGCCGGCAAACAAAAGAAAACATTACGGAAGAAATTTCATCATTTCACTGGTTTCGTTTTTATTAAATGCCGTTCTGGGAGCTGTTGTTGTAATGGTTGTAGAACTCACGGCCCAAAATCACTGGGGTTTGTTGAATCAGTTTGAGTTGCCCCCGGTGTTCGGATGGATCATCGGTATCTTATTATTTGATTTCGGCAGCTTTCTCACGCATAACCTCCAGCATAAAGTACCGGTCCTATGGCGTTTTCACCGCATTCATCATTCGGACAATCACCTCAACGTATCTTCATCGCTGCGGTTTCACCCGGTTGATGTCATTGTTTCCCAATGTGTTTACCAGTGCATTGGAGTAATGTTGATCGGTTTACCGATTACAGCGTTCGTCATTTACGGATCCATTGCGATTCCATTGCTGATCCTGCAGCATAGCAATGTCCGGTTCCCGGCAAAATTAGAGCGAATTGCAAGACTGATTTTCGCAACGCCAGGCTGGCACAAAATCCATCACGCATCTGAACAAAAAGATACCGATTCTCATTACGGCGACGTGTTTACCTTTTGGGACCGAATATTCGGCACCTGGGGTAAAAAGCAGCCGCATGAAATTCAGTATGGTCTGGCGGAATTCAATGAAGATAAACATCACCGGGTAGGACATCTGATGGCCTCTCCGTTCAAAAAGAATACTTCTTCCCGTTACTGA
- a CDS encoding RNA polymerase sigma factor, which produces MKQADQVRQELYPLNINLLFKKFNPLVQALALQICGNTAEAEDAVQDAWVTVFTHGHQLRQADSFLPWLKRIVINSCHQLTRKGKRTVLVGELPESDKMIADSVESKFELNAQRDTLHAVLAELPIHLRETVMLRYLTGYNSYDQIATITGVPVGTVRSRLSDSKKKLSKLWQSADDVDHSVFAKDQYWNSYYEKICPGAYKDQNLLSDLYTHIADDLKIVFTSGKTVTGRRMFELGFEDDLEHGSFIRSVDQCSTSGNLTVLKVTFANSADFPLHCPSGAYLTFLRKEDQLSEMKMYHSARQAISDFC; this is translated from the coding sequence ATGAAACAAGCGGATCAGGTGCGGCAAGAATTATATCCATTAAACATCAACTTATTATTCAAAAAATTCAATCCGCTGGTTCAGGCGCTGGCTTTGCAGATTTGCGGAAATACAGCGGAGGCGGAAGATGCGGTGCAGGATGCCTGGGTTACCGTATTCACACACGGACACCAATTAAGACAGGCAGATTCATTTCTACCATGGCTGAAACGGATCGTTATCAATTCGTGTCATCAGTTAACCCGCAAGGGCAAGAGAACGGTACTTGTCGGAGAATTGCCTGAAAGCGATAAAATGATCGCGGACAGCGTCGAATCAAAGTTTGAGCTAAACGCACAGCGAGACACTCTTCATGCTGTGCTGGCTGAATTGCCCATTCATCTACGAGAAACGGTGATGCTGCGTTATCTTACGGGTTATAATTCTTATGACCAGATTGCAACAATCACCGGAGTTCCCGTGGGAACCGTGCGCAGCCGGCTCAGCGATAGTAAAAAAAAACTATCGAAACTATGGCAATCCGCTGACGATGTTGATCACTCGGTTTTTGCAAAAGACCAGTACTGGAACAGCTATTACGAGAAGATTTGTCCGGGAGCCTACAAGGATCAAAATCTGCTTTCCGACCTGTACACCCATATCGCAGACGATCTTAAAATAGTATTCACCAGCGGAAAAACGGTTACCGGCCGCCGGATGTTCGAACTTGGTTTTGAAGATGACCTGGAACATGGGAGCTTTATCAGGTCTGTAGATCAATGTAGTACCAGTGGAAATCTGACAGTACTTAAAGTTACATTCGCCAACAGTGCGGACTTCCCATTACACTGTCCTTCTGGCGCATACCTGACCTTTCTGCGGAAAGAGGATCAGCTATCTGAAATGAAAATGTACCATTCGGCCAGGCAGGCAATTAGCGATTTCTGTTAA